A segment of the Streptomyces sp. NBC_00376 genome:
AGCACATGGCCCATGTCGAGGCTCTCTTCCTGAGCCGGTACGCTGCCGCGCGGCGCAACTGAGCGGCCCGGGGCCCCGCTAGGACTCCAGATAGCGCAGGACCGCCAGCACCCGCCTGCTGTAGCCGGTGGCGCGCGGCAGATCGAGCTTCTCGAAGACCGAGTTGAGGTTCTTCTCGACCGAACTCAGCGAGATGTGCAACTGCTGCGCGATGGCCGCGTTGCTGCGGCCCTGCGCCAGCTCCTGCAGAACGGTGCGCTCCCGGGGCGTCAGCCCGGCCAACGGGTCGACGTGCGTGGTCCGCACCACCAACTGCCGTACGACCTCCGCGTCGATGGACGCCCCGCCCGCGTGGATCCGTTCCAGCGACTCCAGGAACTCGTCGACCTGCGCGACCCGGTCCTTGAGCAGATAGCCGACCCGCTCGGCGTTCCGGGACAGCAGCCGCACCGCGTAGTTGCGCTCCACGTGCTGGGAGAGCACCAGCACACCGACCAGGGGCCACCGCTCACGGATCTCCAGCGCGGCCCGCAGCCCCTCATCGGTGTGGGTCGGAGGCATCCGGATGTCGACAACGACGAGGTCCGGCGGGTCCGCCTCGACCGCCCGGACGAGGGAGTCACCGTCCCCCACCGAGGCGAGGACCTCGTGCCCCTCCTCCGCCAGCAGCAGGGCCAGGCCCTCCCGCAGCAGGGTCGAGTCCTCGGCGAGCATTACGCGCACGGCAACTCCGCGGTGATCGTGGTGGGGCCCCCGCAGGGGCTGTCGATGTGCAGCCGGCCGTCCAGCGCGTCCACCCGGCTGCGCAGCCCGGACAGCCCGCCGCCCAGCGGATCCGCGCCGCCGGTGCCGTTGTCCTGGACCGACACCGAGACCTGGCCCCCGTCGCCCCGGACGCTCACCCGGATGCGGGTCGCCCGCGCGTGCTTGGCCGCGTTGGTCACGGCCTCGCAGACCACGAAGTAGGCGGCGGTCTCCACCGGCCGGGGCAACGGCAGCGGCAGGGAGAACTCCATGTGCAGGGGAATGCCGCAGCGTTGGGCCACCCCGCCGAGAGCCTCTTCGAGCCCCAGCTCGTCGAGGGCCGAAGGGTAGACCCGCCAGGCCACCTCGCGCAGTTCCGTGAGGACCTCCTGGGAGGCCTGGTGGGCCTGCTGGAGCAGCAACTCCGCCTGTTCGGGGCGCCGGTTGCGGCGGGCCCGGCCCAGCAGCATGGCCAGTGCGACGAGCCGCTGCTGCATACCGTCGTGCAGATCGCGCTCGATCCGCCTGCGTTCCGCGTCGACGGCCCGGAGCACCCCGGCCCGGCTGGCGGCCAGTTCGGCGATGCGCCGCTCCAGCAACTCCCGCTCCGAGGGCCCGAAATGATCGCGCGCCAACCGGGAGTCGAGCGCGTTCAGCGAGAAGATCCCTTGCAGATCGAGGAAGAGCAGCACACCGCCGAGGAGCGCCTGGGGCAGCAGCCCCTGCCAGTCGGCGGGGTCGCGGACCACGCCCGCGGCCAGCAACCCGGCCAGCACGGCCCCGTAGCCCAGCAACGCGAGCACCCCGGCGAACAGCGTCCCCGCGCCGGTGCGGGCGGCCAGATAGCGAAGAACATTCCGGTCGGACGCGTGGTGTGCGGGGAACACGTCGCCGAAGAAGACACTGCGGCGGATCCGTTCCAGCCCGGTGAGCCCACGCGCCCCGGTACTCAGCAGGGCCAGCGCACGCGGCCGGGTACGGGGCCACAGCGCGAACGGCAGTGACAACCCGCCCGGCACGGCGAAGTACAGCAGCCCCAACAGGGCGGTGCAGCAGCCGAACAGAGCGCCCGAGGCCCTGCGGGGCCAGGGATACGCGTGGGTCACCGGTGCGCCCACCCCGTCGTGCCGCAGACCGGACAGCTCCGGCAGCCGACCGGTCGTACCGTCCGCGAAGTCCCCCTGCACGGTTGCCGAGGCTAGTCGTACGGCAGGGACACGGCAAGATCCTTCCGGCCGGGCGGGGGCCACCGACGGCGTACGGGGCCGGGGCGCCGGGCTCAAGAGACCCGGCGGTGCTGGGCCCGGCCACCGGACCGCAGGCGTACGGTCACATACCCGGCGACGGCCACCAGGACCAGGACGAGAACGGCCTTGGACAGGACCCCGACGTAGGTCTCCACCAGATCCCAGCGGTCGCCGAGCCAGTAACCGGCCATCACAAGCACCGAGTTCCACAACAGGCTGCCCACGGCGGTCAGGGTCACGAAGAGCGGCAGCGGCATCCGCTCCACACCGGCCGGCACGGAGATGAGACTGCGGAAGACCGGCACCATGCGGCCCAGCAGGACGGCCTTGGTGCCGTGCCTGGCGAACCACTGCTCCGTACGCTCCAGATCGGAACCCCGCACCAGCGGAAGCCTCGCCCAGACCGCGTGCATGCGGTCGCGGCCGAAGAGCATTCCGATCCAGTACAGAGCCACCGCACCCACCACCGAACCCAGTGTGGTCCACAGGAGCGCGGAGGCCAGAGTGATGACACCCTGCCCCGCCGCGAACCCGGTCAGCGGCAGAATGACTTCGCTGGGCAGCGGCGGAAAGAGATTCTCCAGGGCGATGGCGAGTCCGGCCCCCGGGCCTCCCATGGTGTCGACGAGGCCGGCCGCCCAGCCGGCGACACCGCCCGCGGGTTCCTTGGCGAGACCGAGAATGACGAGATCCATGAACTGACTCCTGGCCGTTGTAGATGAGGCGCGAGAAGTCCGCCGCGCCCCACCGGCAACGCTAGGAACCGACGACCGGCACCGGTACGAGGAAACCCACCCGGCCGGATGCTGTACTCCGCATCCGCCACCCTGCGGTTTTCCGTAACCCCGGCGCCGCGCCGACGGGTTGGCCGCACCGGGATACCGACGCTCCGGCGGTCGTCATTTCTGTGCGAAGACGATCCAGACCTGGCCCCGTGCGAACGTCATGCGCTCGCCGTCCCGGGTGGTGAAGGCGGTCGTGGAACCGGCCGCCGGACGCGACCAACGGACGTCGTACTCCTTGCCGTCGCGCAGCACCACGGCGGAGCCGGAGCCCACGGTCTCGGTGCACGGGGACGTGCTGCCCCACCGGTCCTGATACGGCGAGGGGCGCACGGTCACGTACTGCACCACCACATCGGCCGCGCCGAGCCTGGCGCCTTCCGACGTACGGGCAGCGGCGCCGTCCATGGAAACGAGCCACTGGCGCTGTTCGGCCGACCAGGTGAACGTGAATCGCGCCGCCGGGTAGCGCACCGTACGATCGGCGACCGGTCTGCCGCCCGGCAGGGCCGCGGCGAAGCGCAGCCCGATGTCCTCGGCCGCGTTCACGCCGGTGGTGGCGTGCGGGGTCCGGCCGGGGCGCAGATACAGGTTGTGCGGCGCAGCGCGGTCGCTGCCGCGGAAGTACGCGTCCTGGGCCTTCTC
Coding sequences within it:
- a CDS encoding response regulator — protein: MLAEDSTLLREGLALLLAEEGHEVLASVGDGDSLVRAVEADPPDLVVVDIRMPPTHTDEGLRAALEIRERWPLVGVLVLSQHVERNYAVRLLSRNAERVGYLLKDRVAQVDEFLESLERIHAGGASIDAEVVRQLVVRTTHVDPLAGLTPRERTVLQELAQGRSNAAIAQQLHISLSSVEKNLNSVFEKLDLPRATGYSRRVLAVLRYLES
- a CDS encoding sensor histidine kinase — protein: MQGDFADGTTGRLPELSGLRHDGVGAPVTHAYPWPRRASGALFGCCTALLGLLYFAVPGGLSLPFALWPRTRPRALALLSTGARGLTGLERIRRSVFFGDVFPAHHASDRNVLRYLAARTGAGTLFAGVLALLGYGAVLAGLLAAGVVRDPADWQGLLPQALLGGVLLFLDLQGIFSLNALDSRLARDHFGPSERELLERRIAELAASRAGVLRAVDAERRRIERDLHDGMQQRLVALAMLLGRARRNRRPEQAELLLQQAHQASQEVLTELREVAWRVYPSALDELGLEEALGGVAQRCGIPLHMEFSLPLPLPRPVETAAYFVVCEAVTNAAKHARATRIRVSVRGDGGQVSVSVQDNGTGGADPLGGGLSGLRSRVDALDGRLHIDSPCGGPTTITAELPCA
- a CDS encoding DedA family protein, which gives rise to MDLVILGLAKEPAGGVAGWAAGLVDTMGGPGAGLAIALENLFPPLPSEVILPLTGFAAGQGVITLASALLWTTLGSVVGAVALYWIGMLFGRDRMHAVWARLPLVRGSDLERTEQWFARHGTKAVLLGRMVPVFRSLISVPAGVERMPLPLFVTLTAVGSLLWNSVLVMAGYWLGDRWDLVETYVGVLSKAVLVLVLVAVAGYVTVRLRSGGRAQHRRVS
- a CDS encoding DUF3048 domain-containing protein, with translation MHSFRTRRPGAASALALALLTTALAGCQGWGTTSSPGSPQPSTPSGPRAHVLAVKIDNVGPARPQTGLDKADIVYVEQVEAGLSRILAAYSSRLPPVVGPVRSARETDLELLRQFDRPTLAFSGAQSKLLPVIAAAPLDPLPPEKAQDAYFRGSDRAAPHNLYLRPGRTPHATTGVNAAEDIGLRFAAALPGGRPVADRTVRYPAARFTFTWSAEQRQWLVSMDGAAARTSEGARLGAADVVVQYVTVRPSPYQDRWGSTSPCTETVGSGSAVVLRDGKEYDVRWSRPAAGSTTAFTTRDGERMTFARGQVWIVFAQK